A window from Balaenoptera musculus isolate JJ_BM4_2016_0621 chromosome 8, mBalMus1.pri.v3, whole genome shotgun sequence encodes these proteins:
- the SCT gene encoding secretin, whose product MATRALLLLLLLVLLPPPPPLRGCAARPAPPRAPRHSDGTFTSELSRLRESARLQRLLQGLVGKRSEQDTENSTAWTNSAEGHLCLLWSDAPTLQAWMPLRPPGDQAWSPQVPLGLRAGVMLSEPAIPAAEGMQMRP is encoded by the exons ATGGCCACGCgggccctgctgctgctgctgctgctagtgctgctgccgccgccgccgccgctccggGGCTGCGCCGCGCGCCCCGCGCCCCCCAG GGCCCCGCGACACTCGGACGGGACTTTCACCAGCGAGCTCAGCCGCCTGCGGGAGAGCGCGCGGCTGCAGCGGCTGCTGCAGGGCCTGGTGGGGAAGCGCAG cGAGCAGGACACAGAGAACAGCACAGCCTGGACCAACTCTGCGGAGGGCCACCTCTGCCTGCTGTGGTCGGACGCGCCCACCCTGCAGGCCTG GATGCCCCTGAGGCCCCCCGGGGATCAGGCCTGGTCTCCCCAGGTGCCTCTTGGACTGAGAGCTGGGGTCATGCTGTCGGAGCCGGCCATCCCTGCTGCTGAGGGGATGCAGATGAGGCCCTGA